The following proteins are encoded in a genomic region of Phycodurus eques isolate BA_2022a chromosome 11, UOR_Pequ_1.1, whole genome shotgun sequence:
- the eif3s6ip gene encoding eukaryotic translation initiation factor 3 subunit L: MSYDDDHDGFSNEYDLHTGDPKADMAFERQYEQQTYHVIPEVIKNFLQYFHKTISDLIDQKVYELQSNRVSSESIEQKIYEIQDVYENSWNKLTDRFFKTSPWPEAESISSLVGNDAVFLILYKELYYRHIYAKVSGGPNLDQRFESYYNYCNLFNYILNADGPAPLELPNQWLWDIIDEFIYQFQSFSQYRCKTAKKPEDEIEFLRNNPKIWNVHSVLNVLHSLVDKSNINRQLEVYTSGGDPESVAGEYGRHSLYKMLGYFSLVGLLRLHSLLGDYYQAIKVLENIELNKKSMYSRVPECQITTYYYVGFAYLMMRRYQDAIRVFANILLYIQRTRNMFQRSTYKYEMINKQNEQMHALLAIALTMYPMRIDESIHTQLRDKYGDKMLRMQKGDLKVFEELFSFACPKFLSPVVPNYDNVNDNYHKKPFEQQLKVFKEEVAQQAQLSTIRSFLKLYTTMPVAKLAGFLDMTEQDFRIQLLVFKHKMKNLVWTSGISALDGEFQSASEVDFYIDKDMIHIADTKVARRYGDFFIRQIHKFEELNRTLKKTPASSTTATSGSATSR; the protein is encoded by the exons ATGTCATACGACGACGAC cATGACGGCTTTTCAAACGAATACGACCTCCACACCG GTGACCCGAAGGCAGACATGGCTTTTGAGCGGCAGTATGAGCAGCAGACCTACCATGTTATCCCAGAGGTGATCAAGAATTTCCTCCAGTACTTCCACAAAACCATCTCTGACTTGATCGACCAGAAGGTCTACGAACTGCAGTCCAACCGCGTGTCCAGCGAGAGTATTGAACAGAAGATCTATGAGATCCAAGATGTCTATGAAAACAG TTGGAACAAGCTGACTGACCGCTTCTTCAAGACGTCTCCTTGGCCGGAGGCTGAGTCCATTTCATCGCTCGTTGGCAATG ATGCCGTCTTCCTCATTCTCTATAAGGAACTGTACTACAGACACATCTATGCCAAAGTCAGC GGGGGACCCAATTTAGACCAGAGGTTTGAGTCCTATTACAATTACTGCAACCTCTTCAACTACATTCTGA ATGCTGATGGCCCTGCCCCCTTGGAGCTACCAAACCAATGGCTTTGGGACATAATTGATGAATTTATCTACCAG TTCCAGTCGTTTAGTCAGTACCGTTGTAAGACTGCCAAGAAGCCGGAGGACGAGATTGAGTTCCTGCGAAACAACCCAAAGATCTGGAATGTCCACAGTGTTCTAAATGTGCTCCACTCCCTTGTGGATAAAAGTAATATCAACCGCCAGCTCGAAGTCTACACCAGTGGAG GGGACCCAGAGAGTGTGGCGGGGGAATATGGACGCCACTCCCTCTACAAGATGTTGGGCTACTTCAGCTTGGTGGGGCTGCTGAGGCTGCACTCTCTGCTTGGAGATTACTACCAGGCCATCAAAGTGTTGGAGAACATTGAGCTCAACAAGAAG AGCATGTACTCCCGTGTGCCCGAGTGTCAGATCACCACCTATTACTATGTAGGCTTTGCCTATCTGATGATGAGGCGTTACCAGGACGCCATTCGAGTGTTCGCCAACATCCTGCTCTACATCCAAAGGACGAGAAACATGTTCCAGAGATCAACGTATAAATATGAGATG ATCAACAAACAGAACGAGCAGATGCACGCTCTGCTGGCCATTGCGCTCACCATGTACCCCATGCGAATCGACGAGAGCATCCACACCCAGCTGAGGGACAAGTATGGAGATAAGATGCTGCGCATGCAAAAAGG AGATCTGAAGGTCTTTGAGGAGCTGTTCAGCTTCGCCTGCCCCAAGTTCTTGTCTCCAGTGGTGCCCAACTACGACAACGTCAATGACAACTACCACAAGAAACCCTTCGAGCAGCAGCTTAAGGTTTTTAAAGAGGAGGTGGCGCAGCAGGCTCAGCTCTCCACCATCCGCAG TTTCCTGAAGCTGTACACCACAATGCCGGTGGCCAAGCTGGCAGGTTTCTTAGACATGACTGAGCAGGACTTCCGGATTCAGCTGCTTGTCTTCAAGCACAAGATGAAGAACCTGGTATGGACCAGCGGTATCTCAGCTCTGGACGGAGAGTTCCAGTCAGCTTCTGAGGTCGACTTTTACATTGACAAG GACATGATCCACATAGCAGATACTAAAGTGGCTCGTCGATATGGAGACTTTTTCATCCGACAGATCCACAAGTTTGAGGAG CTGAATCGGACACTGAAGAAGACACCAGCAAGCAGCACCACGGCCACATCTGGGAGCGCCACGAGCCGATGA